From Phyllopteryx taeniolatus isolate TA_2022b chromosome 18, UOR_Ptae_1.2, whole genome shotgun sequence, the proteins below share one genomic window:
- the hivep2a gene encoding transcription factor HIVEP2a, whose translation MEARESAAGGGGRQQCPNKDGAKEKTPLQRKWVSEPSATAKRSTFADPAARHRESLLCVANVGSAPQHNYTITGNSGKMLSGPSAVGAIGGPPPSQDPLGPFAQGFPGGYSYQLGQPYPQHPQTERFHSGAKPQPGLEAHAWPFAGQLPSDELYPVGHPGHTHPHGAGAGVGRFPRQKSPSLPSSFGSYSQMGPDPGDEGYGKKEQKPKKPGKYICYYCGRACAKPSVLKKHIRSHTGERPYPCVPCGFSFKTKSNLYKHRKSHAHAIKAGLVPFSDLAVSRGGDMEHASLGGEADVQSDGEQSTDTDEEGVEGATILTDKDGSITHISFEADKSPGGAEPAYADSAEDLPTGSIKVPILIVPKSRGIECPPFQDIKGSHHMMTSLAGRKGRSLDDTASVKPRLALRLNDKKGLDSDCAATQSLNLLSPHSKGSTDSGYFSRSESAEQQISPPNTNVKTYEEIMFGRTWYYRPNSRSRQFVTVAKISKDHICLRGDVGMSRDPKLYPTGPSQSSTGLLEPPSDSGPLIRSNSMPTSSPPNLSVPPGIRGSHSFDEMMTSDDVFYQPGLRRLQRQAAIELLAHEAHTGDTEGSVHMHKNFTSSLGKKLSERSPGAAESINISSYGTKVSMSEIATRKRRKEKSVGDEEDSPDHCDSTCSGSIDMAGDYVSFEGSRGTPTGKGSLQSAHSQSDSFDTCPSMCSEDIALFTDSECRKAAGNVISVIQHTNSLSRPNSFEKAESFEQSGYHPSAPSSQYSEQSDSDIFEDALSPESALLRTESMDQQLQSDSDLASLSSSSAAASPGQPYHIPHKLVRQPNIQVPEIRVTDEKDTEAPMAKEVEKQPPHAEEFQLPQRSDTLSQMPSEKLPPKKKRLRLADMEHSSGESSFESTCTSLSHSPSQESNLSHSSSFSMSFDRDEGLKTVSPTKQEDPASGGGTRPSEFLTVPGSGHSSHQQQREMRRSSSEQAPYTLPSEVTEMRSKSFDYGSLSSSRQGELYASASAMKERRRGFLVRQASLSVYPEAVAQEPGGSEMSIKQESVEQGVWLGLTGPPNRTSNVVSRTQRVGKTVGIVGAHQQHVLQQSISEDSLQDEPHYGRTLQHRLQTQGSSSQGEHPGHEVLNREVGQQDPIAPPFLSYQQSALFWSQEVSQASRQRLTHQAHQQLQKLQILSPNSLSGHTALHKQLIQDQPPRDGKSDTSSTLMNPAVFQEQNLAPLSSKPTSSITAVQLQQIQPIFATQNLGSHTSLPMMVPVRIQTPVPSYSSVMYTSVSQLVAHSQRSGLVGQSRANINNMSSPDGTVRGGIPSGERFNLSHFLGQTDGTLLRSPHWKSSACGPNTGIPLSLTSGTISTTDASGSGIGGSKRMLSPVSSLEFFIETKQQKMVKEERMFGQMVKEMSAVELSGTNGNIKLEEGPCSDDCERMSSSPPLGDFPAPNKSAIPVRSSAHHWPDVPQPESFTPPLQIVTDSSTVLCGRDSPEELDLDESHSSPQSMISSNDADEATKQLTASQVPENVLVQLAAHQGPGLSRALGQTLLLADVSDAQHFFQFPSLCTNSRVSWCFLNYTKPNSTQADPRSSIYSSWCISSYNPNPLNLSTKAALALLSSKQRKNTNLLYATAAMGPPSSGKLVSSVSWKLRFDQLKPEVMAVDISHFGRKMKDVALWEHPKEEHVEKDVSIKPATTEPTRIKIFEGGYKSNEDYVYVRGRGRGKYICEECGIRCKKPSMLKKHIRTHTDVRPYVCKFCNFAFKTKGNLTKHMKSKAHLKKCLELGVSTSSVDDAEADDADLGEEAGARRKALADHQFSDADDSEEDGDEVDDEDDEDDDYDGDSTPRTSSRSASPCGVPVTAAASQPSPPLFSYFTTVPSIRITAQATPGERAPLEPGHLPALPSMDEDLSQDFPLPSSRLSSPGPDYSGCPSPVSPSLSPSTRQYLSPHRDHSPRGPSPRQDASPLRHLSPKRDVGLCRRELSPRRGHLSLLAPLSRPTSPGKRDLSPRGRHKGMIRPNSPRRGLHQHLLLQSPQGGSRGLRSVHLAGLLSRAEFGPRGRRRTASAEMGTECVPGSPGRREQGGNHGNHSGPPHQVLFSHLPLHSQLQVRSPFPMIPIGGIQMVHAVPASLSTPLSQQGGQQAAPRLPPHKTPSEDHEASAHFGRGPGGRTPSGSEVVGIREQEENIQTCTKAIASLRIDLEEDVERRREGLDGEGGPHSEGQCRRSPPVAASPPSPAPPGPQHFSASPRSPSPASSPSPRSTPADASQSTKTSKDVS comes from the exons ATGGAAGCTCGCGAATCTGCTGCCGGTGGCGGCGGCAGGCAGCAGTGCCCAAATAAGGACGGGGCCAAGGAGAAGACACCTCTGCAAAGGAAGTGGGTGTCCGAGCCCTCCGCCACCGCCAAGCGAAGCACTTTTGCTGATCCGGCAGCAAGACACCGTGAGAGTTTGCTGTGTGTTGCCAATGTGGGATCAGCACCCCAACACAACTACACCATCACCGGGAATTCTGGGAAGATGCTATCTGGACCTTCGGCTGTTGGGGCAATAGGAGGCCCGCCACCATCTCAAGACCCCCTTGGGCCTTTTGCTCAGGGCTTTCCGGGGGGGTATTCCTATCAGCTGGGCCAACCGTACCCTCAGCATCCACAGACTGAACGCTTCCACTCGGGAGCCAAACCTCAGCCAGGACTCGAGGCACATGCCTGGCCCTTTGCCGGACAGTTGCCATCAGACGAACTGTATCCCGTGGGACACCCGGGACACACTCACCCCCATGGAGCCGGAGCGGGGGTAGGGAGGTTCCCCCGGCAAAAATCTCCCAGTTTACCAAGCTCCTTTGGATCGTATTCCCAGATGGGCCCTGATCCAGGAGATGAGGGCTACGGCAAAAAGgagcaaaaaccaaaaaagcCTGGAAAGTACATTTGTTACTACTGTGGCCGAGCCTGCGCCAAGCCCAGCGTCCTGAAGAAGCACATCCGCTCCCACACCGGAGAGAGGCCTTACCCTTGTGTCCCCTGCGGTTTTTCCTTCAAAACTAAGAGCAACCTTTACAAGCATCGCAAGTCCCATGCTCACGCGATCAAGGCCGGACTAGTTCCCTTTTCAGACCTGGCCGTTTCCCGTGGTGGCGACATGGAGCATGCGTCCCTCGGGGGAGAGGCAGATGTCCAATCTGATGGCGAGCAAAGCACCGACACGGATGAGGAAGGAGTGGAAGGAGCCACCATTCTGACAGACAAAGATGGATCCATCACGCATATCTCCTTTGAAGCTGACAAGAGTCCAG GTGGTGCAGAACCAGCATATGCAGACTCGGCTGAAGATCTGCCCACGGGCTCCATCAAAGTGCCTATCTTGATTGTTCCCAAGTCCAGAGGGATCGAGTGTCCGCCCTTTCAGGACATAAAAGGTTCCCACCACATGATGACGTCACTGGCCGGGAGAAAAGGGCGTTCACTGGACGACACCGCTTCGGTCAAACCACGTTTGGCTCTGAGACTGAACGACAAGAAAGGCCTGGATTCGGATTGTGCCGCAACGCAGTCGCTGAACCTCCTCAGTCCTCACAGCAAAGGCAGCACAGACTCTGGCTACTTTTCACGTTCTGAGAGTGCAGAGCAGCAGATCAGCCCTCCAAATACGAACGTTAAAACGTATGAGGAGATCATGTTTGGTCGGACCTGGTACTACCGACCCAACTCCAGATCCCGGCAATTTGTCACAGTAGCAAAGATCTCTAAGGATCATATCTGTTTACGGGGGGATGTAGGAATGTCCAGAGATCCCAAACTGTATCCAACCGGACCCAGTCAGAGCAGTACAGGACTTCTGGAGCCTCCGTCAGATTCAGGGCCTCTTATCAGGAGCAACTCCATGCCAACATCTTCTCCCCCAAACCTCAGTGTACCCCCAGGGATCCGGGGCAGCCATTCCTTTGACGAGATGATGACATCGGATGATGTTTTTTACCAGCCGGGACTTCGTCGACTTCAAAGACAGGCGGCTATTGAACTTTTAGCCCATGAAGCCCACACAGGAGACACTGAGGGCTCTGTACACATGCACAAGAATTTCACTTCATCACTTGGTAAGAAGCTCAGCGAACGCAGTCCAGGAGCCGCAGAGTCCATTAACATTAGCTCGTATGGTACTAAAGTTAGCATGTCTGAAATAGCCACtagaaaaaggaggaaggagAAGAGTGTTGGGGATGAGGAGGACAGTCCTGATCACTGTGACAGCACCTGCAGTGGTTCAATTGACATGGCAGGAGATTATGTTAGTTTTGAAGGGTCCAGGGGCACCCCGACAGGGAAGGGCTCGCTTCAGAGTGCTCACAGTCAATCAGACAGCTTTGATACCTGTCCAAGCATGTGCTCCGAGGACATAGCTCTGTTTACCGACTCAGAATGCAGGAAGGCAGCCGGAAACGTCATATCAGTCATCCAGCACACCAACTCCCTCAGCCGGCCAAATTCCTTCGAGAAAGCTGAATCCTTTGAGCAGTCGGGATATCATCCTTCAGCCCCGTCCAGCCAATACTCGGAACAGTCAGACTCTGATATCTTTGAAGATGCCTTGAGTCCAGAGTCAGCCCTGCTGAGAACTGAGAGTATGGATCAGCAGCTGCAGAGCGATAGTGACCTGGCCTCCCTCTCATCTTCATCAGCAGCAGCTTCACCTGGACAGCCATACCACATCCCACACAAACTTGTCCGCCAGCCCAATATCCAAGTTCCAGAGATCAGGGTGACGGATGAAAAAGACACAGAAGCGCCAATGGCCAAGGAAGTGGAGAAGCAGCCGCCACATGCAGAGGAGTTCCAGCTGCCACAGAGGAGTGACACACTCTCCCAGATGCCGTCAGAGAAGCTGCCACCCAAGAAGAAGAGGCTGCGCCTTGCAGACATGGAGCACTCATCTGGAGAGTCCAGTTTTGAGTCCACTTGCACCAGCCTGTCTCATAGTCCGAGTCAGGAGAGCAATCTGTCGCACTCCTCTTCCTTCTCCATGTCCTTTGACAGAGACGAAGGCCTCAAGACGGTATCACCCACCAAACAG GAGGACCCAGCCTCTGGTGGAGGAACTAGACCATCTGAGTTCCTGACGGTACCCGGCAGTGGTCATTCCAGCCACCAGCAACAGAGGGAGATGAGGAGGTCCTCGTCGGAACAAGCTCCATACACGCTGCCCTCAGAGGTGACGGAAATGCGGAGCAAGTCCTTCGACTATGGCAGCTTGTCATCATCCAGACAGGGAGAGCTCTACGCCAGCGCCTCCGCCATGAAAGAGCGCCGCCGTGGATTTCTTGTCCGACAG GCCTCCTTGAGTGTGTATCCAGAGGCAGTTGCCCAGGAACCAGGAGGATCTGAGATGTCAATCAAACAGGAGAGTGTGGAGCAAGGGGTGTGGCTTGGCCTGACAGGACCCCCAAATAGAACCAGCAATGTAGTGAGCAGAACCCAAAGAGTTGGCAAGACTGTTGGCA TTGTAGGAGCTCACCAGCAACATGTCCTCCAGCAGAGTATCAGTGAAGACAGTCTGCAGGACGAGCCTCACTACGGAAG GACTCTGCAGCATCGCCTCCAGACCCAGGGCTCATCATCTCAGGGAGAACACCCAGGCCATGAGGTCCTAAACAGGGAAGTCGGCCAACAGGATCCGATTGCCCCTCCATTCCTCTCTTACCAGCAGTCTGCTCTGTTCTGGAGTCAGGAGGTCAGTCAGGCTTCTAGACAACGACTGACGCACCAGGCCCATCAGCAACTCCAGAAGCTCCAGATCCTATCCCCGAATAGTTTGTCTGGACACACGGCACTTCACAAACAGCTGATCCAAGATCAGCCGCCACGCGATGGAAAATCAGACACTTCAAGTACTCTGATGAACCCTGCTGTATTCCAAGAGCAAAATCTCGCCCCTCTCTCATCTAAACCAACATCCAGCATCACAGCTGTGCAGCTGCAGCAGATCCAACCTATCTTTGCCACCCAGAACCTGGGCTCCCACACCTCTCTGCCTATGATGGTTCCTGTGCGTATCCAAACCCCCGTGCCATCGTACAGTAGCGTGATGTATACCAGCGTTAGCCAGCTGGTAGCTCACAGTCAGAGGAGCGGCTTAGTCGGACAAAGCAGAGCCAACATCAACAACATGTCCTCACCGGATGGCACTGTGAGAGGAGGAATTCCAAGTGGAGAACGATTCAACCTATCGCACTTCCTGGGACAGACGGATGGAACGCTGTTGCGCTCCCCACACTGGAAGTCTTCAGCTTGTGGCCCCAACACGGGAATTCCTCTGTCGCTCACGTCAGGTACCATATCCACCACAGATGCCTCTGGGTCCGGCATCGGAGGCAGCAAGAGGATGCTTTCCCCCGTCAGTTCCTTGGAGTTCTTCATTGAGACTAAGCAGCAGAAGATGGTAAAGGAGGAGAGGATGTTCGGGCAGATGGTGAAGGAGATGAGTGCCGTGGAGCTGAGTGGAACTAACGGCAACATCAAGCTTGAGGAGGGACCCTGTTCAGACGATTGCGAGAGGATGTCTTCTTCTCCTCCCCTGGGAGATTTCCCTGCTCCCAATAAGAGCGCGATTCCAGTCCGTTCTTCTGCTCACCACTGGCCCGATGTCCCCCAGCCGGAGAGCTTCACCCCACCTCTCCAGATCGTCACTGACTCCTCAACTGTGTTGTGTGGCCGAGATTCGCCTGAGGAGCTTGATTTGGACGAGTCCCACTCCAGCCCCCAGTCCATGATCTCCTCCAATGATGCCGACGAAGCCACCAAGCAGCTCACGGCCAGTCAAGTCCCAGAGAATGTGCTGGTTCAGTTAGCCGCGCACCAAGGTCCAGGACTTTCCAGAGCACTGGGACAGACTCTGTTACTCGCCGACGTGTCTGACGCCCAACACTTTTTCCAGTTCCCGAGCCTCTGCACCAACAGCAGGGTCAGTTGGTGTTTCCTCAACTACACCAAACCCAACAGCACCCAAGCTGACCCACGGAGCTCCATCTACAGTTCCTGGTGCATCAGCTCGTACAATCCCAACCCTCTGAACCTTAGCACCAAGGCTGCGCTGGCCTTGCTGAGTTCCAAACAGCGGAAGAACACCAACCTCCTGTATGCCACGGCCGCCATGGGACCGCCCAGCTCGGGGAAGCTGGTGTCGTCCGTCAGCTGGAAGCTCAGGTTTGATCAG CTAAAACCAGAGGTGATGGCAGTTGacatcagccattttggaaggAAGATGAAGGATGTGGCCTTGTGGGAGCATCCCAAGGAGGAGCATGTGGAGAAGGACGTTTCTATTAAACCGGCCACCACCGAGCCAACTCGCATCAAGATCTTCGAAGGCGG GTACAAGTCCAATGAAGACTACGTGTATGTGCGTGGGCGCGGTCGGGGGAAGTACATCTGCGAGGAGTGTGGCATTCGCTGCAAGAAGCCCAGCATGCTGAAGAaacacatacgcacgcacacggaTGTGCGGCCGTACGTCTGCAAGTTCTGCAACTTTGCCTTTAAGACCAAAG GGAATCTGACCAAGCACATGAAGTCAAAAGCTCACCTGAAGAAGTGTCTGGAGTTGGGGGTGTCCACATCTTCCGTGGATGACGCCGAGGCAGATGACGCGG ACCTTGGCGAGGAAGCCGGTGCGCGGCGTAAGGCCCTGGCTGATCATCAGTTCTCCGACGCTGATGACTCGGAGGAAGATGGCGACGAGGTGGACGACGAAGATGACGAGGACGACGATTACGACGGCGACTCCACCCCCAGGACGTCATCCCGCTCGGCCAGCCCTTGTGGCGTGCCCGTCACGGCGGCCGCCTCGCAGCCGTCGCCGCCGCTCTTCAGCTACTTCACCACCGTGCCCAGCATCCGCATCACAGCTCAGGCGACCCCCGGCGAGAGGGCCCCGCTCGAGCCGGGGCACCTGCCGGCTTTGCCCTCCATGGACGAAGACCTCTCCCAAGATTTCCCCTTGCCGTCTTCCCGCCTCTCCTCTCCTGGGCCGGACTACTCCGGTTGCCCGTCGCCCGTCTCGCCTTCCTTGTCCCCGTCGACCCGCCAGTACCTCTCGCCGCATCGCGACCACTCGCCCCGCGGCCCGTCGCCTCGGCAGGATGCGTCTCCTCTGCGCCACCTTTCGCCCAAGCGGGACGTGGGGCTATGTAGACGCGAGCTGTCCCCCAGGAGGGGCCACCTGTCGCTCCTCGCCCCGCTGTCGCGCCCCACCTCTCCCGGCAAGCGAGATCTGTCGCCGCGAGGACGCCACAAGGGCATGATACGCCCCAACTCTCCTCGACGTGGACTCCATCAGCACCTCCTCCTGCAGAG TCCACAGGGCGGCTCACGAGGCCTGAGGTCGGTGCACCTCGCCGGGCTGCTGAGTCGGGCAGAATTCGGCCCTCGAGGACGTCGCAGGACCGCGAGCGCAGAAATGGGCACG gaatGTGTTCCAGGTTCCCCAGGGAGGCGAGAGCAGGGTGGTAACCATGGTAACCACTCCGGTCCACCCCATCAGGTCTTGTTCAGTCACCTCCCTCTCCATTCACAACTGCAG GTGCGTTCTCCGTTCCCAATGATTCCCATCGGAGGGATCCAAATGGTCCACGCTGTGCCCGCGTCGCTCAGCACTCCTCTCAGCCAGCAGGGGGGGCAGCAGGCcgcaccccgcctcccgccgcACAAAACTCCGTCGGAGGACCACGAGGCCTCCGCCCATTTCGGGAGAGGACCAGGAGGTCGGACGCCGTCGGGGTCAGAGGTCGTCGGCATAAGGGAGCAGGAGGAGAACATCCAAACGTGCACCAAAGCCATCGCCTCACTGCGCATCGACCTCGAGGAAGACGTCGAGAGGAGGCGAGAGGGGCTGGACGGCGAGGGGGGACCTCACTCCGAAGGACAATGTCGGCGCTCGCCGCCCGTGGCCGCTTCGCCGCCTTCGCCTGCGCCGCCGGGGCCTCAGCACTTTAGCGCCTCCCCGCGTAGCCCCTCTCCCGCGTCCTCACCGTCGCCCCGGTCGACCCCCGCAGACGCCTCGCAAAGCACAAAGACGAGCAAAGACGTGTCGTAG